The following are encoded in a window of Castanea sativa cultivar Marrone di Chiusa Pesio chromosome 9, ASM4071231v1 genomic DNA:
- the LOC142610142 gene encoding uncharacterized protein LOC142610142 isoform X2, producing MAPSVSISILIVALWVLYILMHSTTMVIAAGSVAASKSSALELEAKALLESGWWGDYSYNRALNHCKLYGIICNAGGSVIEIDQQSMLYNQGDAISKLSISSFPNLVRLDLSHNRLTGSISVEVGTLSKLTHLNLSFNYLTGTLPPSFGNLTRLVKFDISSNFINGSIPKELGNLTNLTYFSVRDNQLIGELPLSLANLTRLQIFDISSNLVSGSIPNGLGNLKNLLELRLSDNNFTEAIPSALGLLTNLSILDLSMNQINGHIPLEIGNMKNLSYLCINNNKLIGSLPSSLGHLTNLIYLFLDWNQVNGSIPPEIGNLKNLEDLHLNNNNIVGPLPSSLGHLTNLISLFLDWNQVNGSIPPEIGNMKNLEDLHLNNNNIVGPLPSSLGHLTNLISLFLDWNQVNGSIPPEIGNMKNLEDLHLNNNNIVGPLPSSLGHLTNLISLFLDWNQVNGSIPPEIGNLKNLKDLHLNNNNIVGPLPSSLGHLTNLISLFLDWNQVNGSIPPEIGNLKNLEDLNLNNNNIVGPIPLTIGHLTRLQTLSLSGNQISGSIPVHISNCSLLYNIIFSHNYLTGSIPFLNSSFSQLRRIDVSYNSISGEEIPLTGLEFLDVSYNNFNGSFPKLIGDMEYLRHFNLSNNKIVGQVPSIIGQLTELETLSLSWNQISGSIPEEIADCKSLSELLLSHNYLTGSIPSQISYLPLLTHLDLSCNNLTGNIPDLSASINEVNFSHNSFHGRIPYGYLYYTPSTFIGNKDLCGHVKGFPPCLPSSPSNNRSIVHQSNSRSIVHQIKFFVPLIAFTMFLLLGNFLRSQCRVRKMSSESRETKNGDLFSIWNYDGKIAYEDIIEATEDFDIRYCIGTGGYGSVYKAQLPNGKVVALKKLHRLEAEDPNFDRSFRNEVKILTEIRHRNIVKLHGYCLHKRCMFLVYEYMERGSLFCVLCNNAEAVELDWMKRVNIIKSTAHALSYMHHESVQVIVHRDITSNNILLNSELEAFVSDFGTARLLDSDTSNQTLIAGTYGYIAPELAYTMKVTEKSDVYSFGVVALEILMGRHPGELLTSLSSSQSVMLNEILDKRLPPPNRLVAQDVFLVAAISFACLRAKPKSRPTMKSVSQEFLCHKRPKMNPLHAVSVWQLRNQETYMVGESETHSESPCFLVEKDNV from the exons ATGGCTCCCTCTGTTTCCATTTCCATTCTGATAGTAGCATTATGGGTTCTTTACATCTTGATGCACTCCACAACTATGGTTATTGCAGCTGGCTCTGTGGCAGCATCTAAATCATCTGCGCTTGAACTAGAAGCGAAGGCTCTTCTGGAGAGTGGGTGGTGGGGTGATTACTCCTACAATAGAGCCTTAAATCATTGCAAGTTGTATGGAATCATATGCAATGCCGGTGGAAGCGTTATAGAGATTGACCAGCAAAGTATGCTCTACAATCAGGGAGATGCGATTAGTAAACTCAGCATCTCTTCCTTCCCAAATTTAGTCCGTCTTGATCTTTCTCATAATCGGCTTACGGGGAGCATTTCAGTTGAGGTAGGCACCCTTTCAAAGCTCACCCACCTTAATCTGTCCTTTAATTATCTCACAGGTACGTTGCCTCCTTCATTTGGAAACCTCACTCGATTAGTGAAATTTGACATTTcatcaaattttatcaatggtTCGATTCCCAAAGAATTGGGAAATTTAACAAATCTCACCTATTTTAGTGTGCGTGATAATCAACTCATCGGTGAGTTACCTCTTTCACTTGCAAACCTCACTAGATTACAGATATTTGACATTTCCTCTAATCTAGTCAGTGGTTCCATACCCAATGGATTAGGTAATTTAAAGAATCTTCTAGAATTAAGATTGAGTGACAACAATTTTACCGAAGCCATCCCTTCTGCTCTTGGCCTTTTAACCAATCTTTCCATCTTGGATTTGTCTATGAATCAAATCAATGGTCACATTCCACTAGAAATAGGCAACATGAAGAATTTGAGTTACCTGTGCATCAATAATAACAAGCTTATTGGTTCCCTCCCTTCATCTCTTGGTCATTTAACCAATTTGATCTATTTGTTTCTTGATTGGAACCAAGTCAATGGTTCCATTCCTCCTGAAATAGGCAACTTGAAGAATTTGGAAGACTTGCATctcaataataacaatattgtTGGTCCCCTCCCTTCATCTCTTGGTCATCTAACCAATTTGATCTCTTTGTTTCTTGATTGGAACCAAGTCAATGGTTCCATTCCTCCTGAAATAGGCAACATGAAGAATTTGGAAGACTTGCATctcaataataacaatattgtTGGTCCCCTCCCTTCATCTCTTGGTCATCTAACCAATTTGATCTCTTTGTTTCTTGATTGGAACCAAGTCAATGGTTCCATTCCTCCTGAAATAGGCAACATGAAGAATTTGGAAGACTTGCATctcaataataacaatattgtTGGTCCCCTCCCTTCATCTCTTGGTCATCTAACCAATTTGATCTCTTTGTTTCTTGATTGGAACCAAGTCAATGGTTCCATTCCTCCTGAAATAGGCAACTTGAAGAATTTGAAAGACTTGCATctcaataataacaatattgtTGGTCCCCTCCCTTCATCTCTTGGTCATCTAACCAATTTGATCTCTTTGTTTCTTGATTGGAACCAAGTCAATGGTTCCATTCCTCCTGAAATAGGCAACTTGAAGAATTTGGAAGACTTGAATctcaataataacaatattgtTGGTCCAATCCCTTTGACTATAGGTCATTTAACTAGGTTGCAAACTTTGTCCCTTAGTGGGAACCAAATTAGTGGTTCCATCCCTGTGCACATTTCTAATTGCTCTTTACTCTACAACATAATATTCAGCCACAACTACTTAACTGGAAGCATTCCCTTTCTGAACAGTAGCTTTTCTCAATTAAGACGGATTGACGTCAGTTATAATTCTATTAGTGGAGAAGAAATACCTCTTACGGGTTTAGAATTTTTGGATGTCAGCTACAATAACTTCAATGGCTCCTTTCCTAAGTTAATAGGCGATATGGAGTATCTGCGTCACTTCAACCTTAGCAATAACAAAATTGTTGGTCAAGTTCCTTCGATTATAGGTCAATTAACTGAGTTGGAAACGTTGTCCCTTAGTTGGAACCAAATCAGTGGCTCCATCCCCGAAGAAATAGCTGATTGCAAGTCGTTGAGTGAATTGTTATTGAGCCATAACTATTTAACTGGAAGCATTCCATCTCAAATTAGTTACCTTCCGCTTTTGACGCACTTGGATCTCAGCTGCAATAATCTTACTGGAAATATTCCGGATCTTTCAGCTTCAATAAATGAAGTGAACTTTTCCCACAATTCTTTCCATGGTCGGATCCCATATGGCTACTTATATTATACTCCTTCAACCTTCATCGGCAACAAAGATTTATGTGGTCATGTCAAAGGCTTCCCTCCTTGCTTGCCATCTTCCCCAAGCAACAATAGATCCATTGTCCATCAAAGCAACAGTAGATCCATTGtccatcaaataaaattttttgttccCTTAATTGCTTTCACTATGTTTTTACTTCTTGGGAATTTTCTCCGCTCTCAATGTAGAGTTAGGAAAATGTCATCTGAGTCAAGGGAAACAAAGAATGGGGATTTGTTCTCAATATGGAATTATGATGGAAAAATTGCATATGAAGACATCATTGAAGCAACAGAGGACTTTGATATTAGATATTGTATTGGAACAGGTGGCTATGGTAGTGTTTACAAAGCACAGTTGCCTAATGGTAAAGTGGTTGCCTTAAAGAAACTTCATCGCTTAGAGGCTGAGGACCCAAATTTTGACAGGAGTTTCAGAAATGAGGTCAAAATTTTAACGGAAATCCGACATCGGAATATTGTGAAACTGCATGGTTATTGTTTGCACAAACGATGCATGTTTTTGGTCTATGAGTATATGGAAAGGGGAAGTCTATTTTGTGTCCTATGCAACAACGCTGAGGCTGTAGAATTGGATTGGATGAAGAGGGTGAACATAATCAAAAGTACAGCACATGCATTATCTTATATGCATCATGAAAGTGTCCAAGTAATTGTTCATCGAGATATAACAAGCAACAATATTCTATTGAACTCTGAGTTAGAGGCATTTGTGTCAGATTTTGGCACGGCTAGACTTCTTGATTCAGATACCTCCAATCAAACTTTAATTGCTGGGACTTATGGTTATATTGCTCCAG AATTGGCTTATACTATGAAGGTGACTGAAAAAAGTGATGTTTATAGCTTTGGAGTGGTGGCATTAGAAATATTAATGGGAAGGCATCCAGGCGAACTCTTGACATCATTATCTTCATCTCAAAGTGTGATGCTAAATGAAATATTAGACAAGCGTCTCCCACCTCCAAATCGTTTGGTTGCACAGGATGTTTTTCTTGTTGCTGCAATTTCATTTGCTTGCTTACGTGCTAAACCAAAGTCTAGGCCGACAATGAAATCAGTGTCTCAAGAATTTCTTTGTCACAAGAGACCAAAAATGAACCCCTTACATGCAGTTTCAGTATGGCAGCTAAGAAACCAAGAAACTTATATGGTTGGAGAGAGTGAGACCCATTCAGAAAGTCCTTGTTTTCTGGTTGAGAAAGATAATGTTTGA
- the LOC142610142 gene encoding uncharacterized protein LOC142610142 isoform X1 — protein MAPSVSISILIVALWVLYILMHSTTMVIAAGSVAASKSSALELEAKALLESGWWGDYSYNRALNHCKLYGIICNAGGSVIEIDQQSMLYNQGDAISKLSISSFPNLVRLDLSHNRLTGSISVEVGTLSKLTHLNLSFNYLTGTLPPSFGNLTRLVKFDISSNFINGSIPKELGNLTNLTYFSVRDNQLIGELPLSLANLTRLQIFDISSNLVSGSIPNGLGNLKNLLELRLSDNNFTEAIPSALGLLTNLSILDLSMNQINGHIPLEIGNMKNLSYLCINNNKLIGSLPSSLGHLTNLIYLFLDWNQVNGSIPPEIGNLKNLEDLHLNNNNIVGPLPSSLGHLTNLISLFLDWNQVNGSIPPEIGNMKNLEDLHLNNNNIVGPLPSSLGHLTNLISLFLDWNQVNGSIPPEIGNMKNLEDLHLNNNNIVGPLPSSLGHLTNLISLFLDWNQVNGSIPPEIGNLKNLKDLHLNNNNIVGPLPSSLGHLTNLISLFLDWNQVNGSIPPEIGNLKNLEDLNLNNNNIVGPIPLTIGHLTRLQTLSLSGNQISGSIPVHISNCSLLYNIIFSHNYLTGSIPFLNSSFSQLRRIDVSYNSISGEEIPLTGLEFLDVSYNNFNGSFPKLIGDMEYLRHFNLSNNKIVGQVPSIIGQLTELETLSLSWNQISGSIPEEIADCKSLSELLLSHNYLTGSIPSQISYLPLLTHLDLSCNNLTGNIPDLSASINEVNFSHNSFHGRIPYGYLYYTPSTFIGNKDLCGHVKGFPPCLPSSPSNNRSIVHQSNSRSIVHQIKFFVPLIAFTMFLLLGNFLRSQCRVRKMSSESRETKNGDLFSIWNYDGKIAYEDIIEATEDFDIRYCIGTGGYGSVYKAQLPNGKVVALKKLHRLEAEDPNFDRSFRNEVKILTEIRHRNIVKLHGYCLHKRCMFLVYEYMERGSLFCVLCNNAEAVELDWMKRVNIIKSTAHALSYMHHESVQVIVHRDITSNNILLNSELEAFVSDFGTARLLDSDTSNQTLIAGTYGYIAPGD, from the exons ATGGCTCCCTCTGTTTCCATTTCCATTCTGATAGTAGCATTATGGGTTCTTTACATCTTGATGCACTCCACAACTATGGTTATTGCAGCTGGCTCTGTGGCAGCATCTAAATCATCTGCGCTTGAACTAGAAGCGAAGGCTCTTCTGGAGAGTGGGTGGTGGGGTGATTACTCCTACAATAGAGCCTTAAATCATTGCAAGTTGTATGGAATCATATGCAATGCCGGTGGAAGCGTTATAGAGATTGACCAGCAAAGTATGCTCTACAATCAGGGAGATGCGATTAGTAAACTCAGCATCTCTTCCTTCCCAAATTTAGTCCGTCTTGATCTTTCTCATAATCGGCTTACGGGGAGCATTTCAGTTGAGGTAGGCACCCTTTCAAAGCTCACCCACCTTAATCTGTCCTTTAATTATCTCACAGGTACGTTGCCTCCTTCATTTGGAAACCTCACTCGATTAGTGAAATTTGACATTTcatcaaattttatcaatggtTCGATTCCCAAAGAATTGGGAAATTTAACAAATCTCACCTATTTTAGTGTGCGTGATAATCAACTCATCGGTGAGTTACCTCTTTCACTTGCAAACCTCACTAGATTACAGATATTTGACATTTCCTCTAATCTAGTCAGTGGTTCCATACCCAATGGATTAGGTAATTTAAAGAATCTTCTAGAATTAAGATTGAGTGACAACAATTTTACCGAAGCCATCCCTTCTGCTCTTGGCCTTTTAACCAATCTTTCCATCTTGGATTTGTCTATGAATCAAATCAATGGTCACATTCCACTAGAAATAGGCAACATGAAGAATTTGAGTTACCTGTGCATCAATAATAACAAGCTTATTGGTTCCCTCCCTTCATCTCTTGGTCATTTAACCAATTTGATCTATTTGTTTCTTGATTGGAACCAAGTCAATGGTTCCATTCCTCCTGAAATAGGCAACTTGAAGAATTTGGAAGACTTGCATctcaataataacaatattgtTGGTCCCCTCCCTTCATCTCTTGGTCATCTAACCAATTTGATCTCTTTGTTTCTTGATTGGAACCAAGTCAATGGTTCCATTCCTCCTGAAATAGGCAACATGAAGAATTTGGAAGACTTGCATctcaataataacaatattgtTGGTCCCCTCCCTTCATCTCTTGGTCATCTAACCAATTTGATCTCTTTGTTTCTTGATTGGAACCAAGTCAATGGTTCCATTCCTCCTGAAATAGGCAACATGAAGAATTTGGAAGACTTGCATctcaataataacaatattgtTGGTCCCCTCCCTTCATCTCTTGGTCATCTAACCAATTTGATCTCTTTGTTTCTTGATTGGAACCAAGTCAATGGTTCCATTCCTCCTGAAATAGGCAACTTGAAGAATTTGAAAGACTTGCATctcaataataacaatattgtTGGTCCCCTCCCTTCATCTCTTGGTCATCTAACCAATTTGATCTCTTTGTTTCTTGATTGGAACCAAGTCAATGGTTCCATTCCTCCTGAAATAGGCAACTTGAAGAATTTGGAAGACTTGAATctcaataataacaatattgtTGGTCCAATCCCTTTGACTATAGGTCATTTAACTAGGTTGCAAACTTTGTCCCTTAGTGGGAACCAAATTAGTGGTTCCATCCCTGTGCACATTTCTAATTGCTCTTTACTCTACAACATAATATTCAGCCACAACTACTTAACTGGAAGCATTCCCTTTCTGAACAGTAGCTTTTCTCAATTAAGACGGATTGACGTCAGTTATAATTCTATTAGTGGAGAAGAAATACCTCTTACGGGTTTAGAATTTTTGGATGTCAGCTACAATAACTTCAATGGCTCCTTTCCTAAGTTAATAGGCGATATGGAGTATCTGCGTCACTTCAACCTTAGCAATAACAAAATTGTTGGTCAAGTTCCTTCGATTATAGGTCAATTAACTGAGTTGGAAACGTTGTCCCTTAGTTGGAACCAAATCAGTGGCTCCATCCCCGAAGAAATAGCTGATTGCAAGTCGTTGAGTGAATTGTTATTGAGCCATAACTATTTAACTGGAAGCATTCCATCTCAAATTAGTTACCTTCCGCTTTTGACGCACTTGGATCTCAGCTGCAATAATCTTACTGGAAATATTCCGGATCTTTCAGCTTCAATAAATGAAGTGAACTTTTCCCACAATTCTTTCCATGGTCGGATCCCATATGGCTACTTATATTATACTCCTTCAACCTTCATCGGCAACAAAGATTTATGTGGTCATGTCAAAGGCTTCCCTCCTTGCTTGCCATCTTCCCCAAGCAACAATAGATCCATTGTCCATCAAAGCAACAGTAGATCCATTGtccatcaaataaaattttttgttccCTTAATTGCTTTCACTATGTTTTTACTTCTTGGGAATTTTCTCCGCTCTCAATGTAGAGTTAGGAAAATGTCATCTGAGTCAAGGGAAACAAAGAATGGGGATTTGTTCTCAATATGGAATTATGATGGAAAAATTGCATATGAAGACATCATTGAAGCAACAGAGGACTTTGATATTAGATATTGTATTGGAACAGGTGGCTATGGTAGTGTTTACAAAGCACAGTTGCCTAATGGTAAAGTGGTTGCCTTAAAGAAACTTCATCGCTTAGAGGCTGAGGACCCAAATTTTGACAGGAGTTTCAGAAATGAGGTCAAAATTTTAACGGAAATCCGACATCGGAATATTGTGAAACTGCATGGTTATTGTTTGCACAAACGATGCATGTTTTTGGTCTATGAGTATATGGAAAGGGGAAGTCTATTTTGTGTCCTATGCAACAACGCTGAGGCTGTAGAATTGGATTGGATGAAGAGGGTGAACATAATCAAAAGTACAGCACATGCATTATCTTATATGCATCATGAAAGTGTCCAAGTAATTGTTCATCGAGATATAACAAGCAACAATATTCTATTGAACTCTGAGTTAGAGGCATTTGTGTCAGATTTTGGCACGGCTAGACTTCTTGATTCAGATACCTCCAATCAAACTTTAATTGCTGGGACTTATGGTTATATTGCTCCAG GTGACTGA